The Antechinus flavipes isolate AdamAnt ecotype Samford, QLD, Australia chromosome 4, AdamAnt_v2, whole genome shotgun sequence genomic interval CTTGAAGCAGTACAAAGAAAATGATTAGGGAAATAGAAATAGCAAGCTGCTCCTGGCCCATTCTCCTAATTTCATACCAGCTGTGCCACTTTAGTTACATCAAATAgctgatttctctctctccaaaaaCCAGATAGGTAATATCCTATTTTTGAATTATCTTTAGCTCAAAGCTTCAAACCATGGCTACATGGGATTTAGGGGAGGAAACTGCTCCTCCTGATGGAAAGATAGCTTAAAGTGAAAATGGGAGAAAACCCTTAGAGTCACTACCTCTTTCACTTCAAGTTATCATGTACCCAGAAAGAAAAGCATGGAGGTAGAACCCCCAGCTGAAATGACTATGAAGTTTCAAAGGAACCCAGCAAGAAAATGTCAAAGGCCCGATTGGATTTGAGAACGGTTTCTTCTTTGTTATAATGAACCAGAAATACAAGATTCTATTGAAACTGGAACAGCTGACAAAGGTATGACTGAACTTTAAAACTTcaagggaaagaagagataagCAAAGCCAATGTGGGTGGTAAAATCCAAAGTTGTTCTAGACTGAAAACTGTTTCgttttttaacaaataaagatAATAGCACTTCTAAGGCGTTCCCAGAACCCACTTGGCAGTAAGCCTGCCAAAATTCTCTCACTCCTCTCCCCTCTTAAGAATCTGCCAGACAGCCTCTTTTTTTTGCTGCATGTAAATAGCTTGACCAATATTATCCATTTTGTTCATGATACAAAGTGCACAAGGAAAGTTTTTATGTATCAAGAAAGATGCTATGTTATTGTGGATAATACTTTGATCTATGTGAGGTATGGACTTGGATGGTAAAAACTTGATTACCATTAGCAATTTATACAAGACTGTTAACCTGGTCCTCAAGGTAACCAACTTAGCTCTCCCACCATTTGCTGCAGTGTATGTCTAAATATGTGTCTTCTGTCCCcagattctgtatttttttttttttttaagaacagtaCTATTTACCACTTCTTTTACAGCCCTCTTAAAAATCTCTCTCCATACTTAGTAGAAACTTCAAATAGGAAGTTTGTGCTATGGCATTTTCTAGAGCCTTAATTCAAAACCAGAAGACTGAATGGGGAGAACATTAAAATGTCAGTGCATAAGTGAGGGAGGAGGCATATTCCAGTCACCAGGCAGTCACATTCAAGTTCAGAGAggagtatagaaaaaaaaatacaaaaccaataaaaaaacaaaacaaaaacaaacaaaaacacaaacgTTTCATCCAACACAGTATCAAAAAGTAAAGGAACACACAAAATGTATGAACTGGTGGTTGAATAAAGTCCACAACCTATTATGATAGATCCTTTCAGCATCTGTCAGGTCTTCTCATTTGTTAGCGCAGGAGCTGTACAGATGTAATGAACTTGAAGAATAGTCTCTAACAGGAAAGCTGGCCTCAATCATTAGTCTCAGGGTCTGTCTGAGCCATGTACGCATCAAGCTCAGCATCCAGGTGTCCTTTTGTTTTTGACATATATGCATCCAACTGGTTGTCAAGCTGTTCCTTGGTCAGTGCAGGGCGGGCAGAACCTCTACCTCGTCCCCGACCTCTACCACGACCACCAAAGCCCCCTCGTCCACGGCCTACCATGCCTCGACCTGgtcaaggaaaagaagagaggattaTACATTTCAGTTGAGGCTTTCAGGTTACTTACTGTTTTCAAGCCAATAAAGGGACTCTTAATAGATAAAAGTGGCACatagagttgtttttgttttttctttctttcttttttttttttttaaagtattctgaTAAAAATGAATACTCTGGGCAGTAAGCAACTTAGAAAGAGTACATAGTCAATCTTTTGATacaataaacatatattggacAAAACTGTTACAACAATTTCTTCAGAATGATTCTAACCATTGCCTTATgggtaaagattttttaaaaattgcacttCACTTTTATTAGCCTATTCTCTTTTCCAGAACCTGTTGACATCTTATGATCtagtagaaaaattttaaatcaattgaTTTGAAAAGTCATGAAATAGCTTTGAGATGCTTTGTAAATTCATCACCATTACCTTGGAATAAACAATCtgaattgtatttcatttttctttttgcccaTTCTTTAGTTTGGCAATATTATATTACAGAATACCTCCATAAGGCTTGGTGGTCTTAGAAGCCATTTTTCTACTGTTCTGTGTATAGTTTGACATAGGAACCGTGTGGGGAGATCGGAAAGGAACCAATAAGTAACCCCAGCTGTCAATACATCCCACTGTAAGGACTAGTCATGCTTATACCAATAAGCAATTAATCATTCATGAGTGTCAACTAAGAAAGCTCCAATTCACTCAATAAAATTAAGTCACTTTAGTGTTATCCCTAAGGAATCTTGGGAACCAGTTCTAAAATGGTTTGGCAATATGCAATTTTATCCTGCAACTCAAATTTAGCTCGGCATTCACTCGACAAACCAGACAGTAAACAATGACAATACAGATAACCCAAGGCATTAGATTTCATTTTCAAGAGCTCTGTGTCTTAAATTACAGAAGATCTAAGCAGTGACCTTAAGGTACCACAGACTTTAGTTATTATGTCAGGAGTGGTTCATATATTGGGAATTTTTTCCTTTGGCCTGAAGAGTTTAAAGCTTTCACCATTCCGGCATTTTCTCCGGGTCAAAAGGTCACTAGGAAAACACTAAAGACTCCATAGGGAAGGTATATAATgtattatttcaaaatatgaGCAGAAAACTAGGAaccagcacttaataaatttcattCTTGCATATACCAACCACTGTATCTAAACACTGGCCAATTAAAGGAGTCAAATCTCAGGGTTACTCACAGGTTCAAAATCTAACCTTGATACATGGTGATTTCAGAACTAAGTTCCAGATATTGCTCCTAGTAGACCACAGCTTTTTGATATTACTCAtcactatctgttcatatcctgcACATACCTGAattgcacatagtaggagctcaataaatattggttgaatttAATACTTTTTATCTGGGTCAATTGATATGAGAACCTGAAGAGAAACTACTAGCAATTCAGATTGATGGGAAttcagtttaaaatttaaaaactgttttacatGGCTATTTGGGAAAATCCTAGGAGAAACCTCCACACAATGATATAGCTTCTAATTTATCAATTTGGATAGATATCATTCTCCCTCCTCCTAAAACCTGCTGATGACAAAGCTGTATAGGAAGATATGCCTaaagttatgtttttctttcttttttttttttttttaaggagaaccACTCTCTGGAGATGGTAGCTGACTAACCTCTACCACCGATTCCTCCACGGCCCATTGCTCCTCGCCCTAGGCCCCCTCTCCCAGGGCCTCCACGACCTCGGACACCACCTCTTCTTAATCCCATTCGGGGAGCTACGCCTCGTCCACCTCGGAGCAGGTTTTGACCTTGGAGAGGGGAGACACAATGCACATGCAGGTAAATCCAAGATATATAAAGTTTAAATCCCAGCCAGGGAAAGGTGGTGAGGTATAAATGGGAATAATTTGGACACTTTCCAGGTTGGCCAGGATAAGTCTACATGGAGAGGAAGAGTGCTTAACTAGAAATCTGCTCTTCATGTGGTAATTTCAACAAGTATATATTGAGCTCCTCCTACATGCCCCTAacatttttatgaattaaaatcAAGTATTGAAtgttcttaccctcaaggagcttacaatcttgTTAGGGACAACTCCTATAACAAAGACTCTGCAAGCATCTGAGTAAGCACACTATATTcttcaatattgtttttaaaaagccctCTAAATATGGTGTACCACACAGCACCCATAGAAGATGCTGGCTTATCCAATGATTAGTTCTGGTCCAACAGAACTGTATACAAGTCACAGGTCTGCTTAAGTAAATAAGACCCATTTTTTAGTGAATGAGGAGGGTGGCAAATTACATTAAAATCACATACAAAGATGTGAATTGCTTCTTATGCAAATCAAAGTCTTTCACCACTGTTTTCAGAAAAGATAGGGATTTACTAAAGAACACTGCATGTTATTAAAAACATAATGATCTGAAAGCATTTGTTTTGCAGCCAGACTTAGAAAAGGGTAAGGGAGGCACTGTACAATGGATTTTAAAGACTGACCTCGAAGAGACATTCCTCCCCTTAGCAGGGCTCTGGTAGCACGTCCTCCACGAAGTCCTCCTCGGGACAAGCCTCTCTGGCCCATGGGCAAACCCCGTCCTCCGACTGCTCCCCTGGCCAGGGGGCCAGTGGGGCGGCCTAACCGTGCCTGGATGTTACTTTTACCTAGACGCTGTTTTAAGCTCTTCTGAAAGGAAAGTTTTGAAGAGGTTAAGATCAGGAAACAGTCCATTAGGAATGGAGATTCACAGTGCACAGAGAAGCAAGTGAGATGCCTTGCACAGAGGGAGAGCCCTGCAGTGAGTGCCATGAGGATCCCCATCCAGAATAAGCTAGTACTTGCCTCAAGAGAATAGAAGCTGATTTTTGCCCAGAAcactattaaaatttttgagtttgaTCTTGAATTTGGAAAGCACTACATACTACCTGAATATGCTTTGAATTCAATTATCACACATCAAAATCTCTTCAGAGTTCTAAAATCTACTTTCAAGTCCTGGATTTTGCTGGTTGTTTTCCCACTTTTGACTAGTTAACTTTACAAATGCTGTAAGGAAATCCTACAGTAAAACCATATATGGATCATAGACTTGGAGCTGGAACCTcaaaggtcatctggtccaaacttcttcatttcacagataaggaaactgagaccctaaAAGATGAATGATTTCA includes:
- the CHTOP gene encoding chromatin target of PRMT1 protein isoform X4, producing MAAQSAPKVVLKSTTKMSLNERFTNMLKNKQPMPVNIRATMQQQQQLASARNRRLAQQMENRPSVQAALKLKQSLKQRLGKSNIQARLGRPTGPLARGAVGGRGLPMGQRGLSRGGLRGGRATRALLRGGMSLRGQNLLRGGRGVAPRMGLRRGGVRGRGGPGRGGLGRGAMGRGGIGGRGRGMVGRGRGGFGGRGRGRGRGRGSARPALTKEQLDNQLDAYMSKTKGHLDAELDAYMAQTDPETND
- the CHTOP gene encoding chromatin target of PRMT1 protein isoform X2 yields the protein MAAQSAPKVVLKSTTKMSLNERFTNMLKNKQPMPVNIRATMQQQQQLASARNRRLAQQMENRPSVQAALKLKQTMFASPASGCGRICPSCGWQSGGRCHATSLKQRLGKSNIQARLGRPTGPLARGAVGGRGLPMGQRGLSRGGLRGGRATRALLRGGMSLRGQNLLRGGRGVAPRMGLRRGGVRGRGGPGRGGLGRGAMGRGGIGGRGRGMVGRGRGGFGGRGRGRGRGRGSARPALTKEQLDNQLDAYMSKTKGHLDAELDAYMAQTDPETND
- the CHTOP gene encoding chromatin target of PRMT1 protein isoform X5, whose product is MAAQSAPKVVLKSTTKMSLNERFTNMLKNKQPMPVNIRATMQQQQQLASARNRRLAQQMENRPSVQAALKLKQTMFASPASGCGRICPSCGWQSGGRCHATKSLKQRLGKSNIQARLGRPTGPLARGAVGGRGLPMGQRGLSRGGLRGGRATRALLRGGMSLRGRGMVGRGRGGFGGRGRGRGRGRGSARPALTKEQLDNQLDAYMSKTKGHLDAELDAYMAQTDPETND
- the CHTOP gene encoding chromatin target of PRMT1 protein isoform X6; translation: MAAQSAPKVVLKSTTKMSLNERFTNMLKNKQPMPVNIRATMQQQQQLASARNRRLAQQMENRPSVQAALKLKQSLKQRLGKSNIQARLGRPTGPLARGAVGGRGLPMGQRGLSRGGLRGGRATRALLRGGMSLRGRGMVGRGRGGFGGRGRGRGRGRGSARPALTKEQLDNQLDAYMSKTKGHLDAELDAYMAQTDPETND
- the CHTOP gene encoding chromatin target of PRMT1 protein isoform X1 translates to MAAQSAPKVVLKSTTKMSLNERFTNMLKNKQPMPVNIRATMQQQQQLASARNRRLAQQMENRPSVQAALKLKQTMFASPASGCGRICPSCGWQSGGRCHATKSLKQRLGKSNIQARLGRPTGPLARGAVGGRGLPMGQRGLSRGGLRGGRATRALLRGGMSLRGQNLLRGGRGVAPRMGLRRGGVRGRGGPGRGGLGRGAMGRGGIGGRGRGMVGRGRGGFGGRGRGRGRGRGSARPALTKEQLDNQLDAYMSKTKGHLDAELDAYMAQTDPETND
- the CHTOP gene encoding chromatin target of PRMT1 protein isoform X3, with product MAAQSAPKVVLKSTTKMSLNERFTNMLKNKQPMPVNIRATMQQQQQLASARNRRLAQQMENRPSVQAALKLKQKSLKQRLGKSNIQARLGRPTGPLARGAVGGRGLPMGQRGLSRGGLRGGRATRALLRGGMSLRGQNLLRGGRGVAPRMGLRRGGVRGRGGPGRGGLGRGAMGRGGIGGRGRGMVGRGRGGFGGRGRGRGRGRGSARPALTKEQLDNQLDAYMSKTKGHLDAELDAYMAQTDPETND